From a single Stackebrandtia endophytica genomic region:
- a CDS encoding alpha/beta fold hydrolase — protein MVDNRQSSGRGGLGVLERQVTIDGHVVNYAEGPANGPKLVLLHGQGSRWQDHAKVLPTITRTHHVFAVDVPGHGGSGRLPADDYTNRAVANLLATFMSTVVAQPAIVSGHSSGGLLALALAAHHPQLVSGLLLEDPPLFSSELPRAEKTTGAVLMRLAAQYLRDRPDGDFQRYYVANGEYFAFFGPFQRRLVTYSLNWIDRHPGRPLRIFFLPPIVNVYFEGLVHYDPVFGVAWDDGTWYRDFDTESALAAVDVPVTLIHTDWWYRRNGTSYSEDGVLMAAMDVDDRERAVRLLTGVAEPQVETIASGHLVHFERPKEYLAAVMSLTARVV, from the coding sequence ATGGTCGACAACCGACAATCGTCTGGTCGAGGAGGACTCGGTGTCCTCGAACGGCAGGTGACCATCGACGGTCACGTAGTCAACTACGCCGAAGGGCCCGCCAACGGGCCCAAACTGGTCCTGCTGCACGGTCAGGGCTCACGCTGGCAGGACCACGCCAAGGTCCTGCCCACGATCACCCGAACCCACCACGTCTTCGCCGTCGACGTCCCGGGCCATGGCGGCTCCGGGCGGCTGCCGGCCGACGACTACACCAACCGTGCGGTTGCGAACCTGTTGGCGACGTTCATGTCGACGGTGGTGGCGCAACCGGCGATCGTCTCGGGCCACTCTTCCGGCGGCCTGCTGGCGCTCGCGCTGGCGGCTCATCATCCGCAACTGGTGTCCGGGCTGCTGTTGGAGGACCCGCCGCTGTTCTCCTCCGAACTGCCGCGCGCCGAGAAGACCACCGGGGCGGTGCTGATGCGCCTGGCCGCGCAGTATCTTCGTGACCGCCCCGATGGGGACTTCCAGCGGTATTACGTCGCCAATGGCGAGTACTTCGCGTTCTTCGGGCCGTTCCAGCGCCGGCTGGTCACATACTCGCTCAACTGGATCGACCGCCACCCCGGTCGACCACTGCGGATCTTCTTTCTGCCTCCGATCGTGAACGTCTACTTCGAGGGCTTGGTGCACTACGATCCGGTCTTCGGCGTCGCATGGGATGACGGCACCTGGTACCGCGACTTCGACACCGAGTCGGCGCTGGCCGCCGTCGACGTGCCGGTCACGCTCATACACACCGACTGGTGGTACCGCAGGAACGGGACCTCGTACTCCGAGGACGGGGTGTTGATGGCCGCAATGGACGTCGACGATCGAGAGCGTGCCGTGAGACTGTTGACCGGTGTCGCCGAACCACAGGTGGAGACGATCGCCTCCGGCCATCTCGTCCACTTCGAACGTCCCAAGGAGTATTTGGCCGCCGTGATGTCGCTGACGGCCAGAGTGGTCTGA
- a CDS encoding AbrB/MazE/SpoVT family DNA-binding domain-containing protein: MIQGPDGRYIVGTVKVGDKGQIVIPKDARDLLGLSPGDTMLVLVDTTQGIALVDNERFQHFARSILAAQPDEPAKPE, encoded by the coding sequence ATGATCCAGGGCCCCGACGGCCGCTACATCGTCGGCACGGTCAAGGTCGGTGACAAGGGACAGATCGTCATACCCAAGGACGCGCGGGACCTACTCGGTCTGTCACCGGGGGACACCATGCTGGTCTTGGTCGACACCACCCAGGGCATCGCCCTGGTCGACAACGAACGGTTTCAACACTTCGCCCGCAGCATCCTCGCCGCCCAACCGGACGAGCCCGCCAAGCCCGAGTGA
- a CDS encoding CPBP family intramembrane glutamic endopeptidase — MDERGGNVAIATVPVILLFCLCGNLLEEVLFRGFLQGRLERVTTGARAAILSGLLFAVCHVFLAVTVTDVGWPLLVFTAWEGLICAWLRLRFGLIPAVITHGLAIALLTGGLV; from the coding sequence ATGGACGAGCGTGGCGGCAACGTCGCCATCGCCACGGTTCCGGTCATCCTGCTGTTCTGCCTGTGCGGCAATCTTTTGGAGGAGGTCCTGTTTCGAGGGTTCCTACAGGGGCGGCTGGAGCGGGTGACCACCGGTGCGCGAGCCGCGATCCTCTCGGGGTTGCTGTTCGCGGTGTGCCATGTCTTCCTGGCCGTCACCGTCACCGACGTCGGTTGGCCGTTGCTGGTGTTCACCGCCTGGGAGGGGCTCATCTGCGCGTGGCTTCGTCTGAGGTTCGGACTCATCCCCGCCGTCATCACCCACGGCCTGGCCATCGCGTTGCTCACCGGCGGCCTGGTGTGA
- a CDS encoding DUF3703 domain-containing protein — translation MPRIPAMTGALKTVYLTNLATARDRRVSMPDRWAAIERAHILSQPWPWPHTTTHAVMLRLGAKERDLVEVLGQLLRLAVGGIGSALGRYPDGNTGRTRVGINTPMPIPADLEKLLADAGIRTAPTTVDS, via the coding sequence ATGCCACGCATCCCGGCCATGACCGGAGCACTGAAGACCGTTTATCTGACGAACCTGGCGACCGCACGCGACCGTCGAGTGTCAATGCCCGATCGATGGGCGGCGATCGAGCGTGCGCACATCCTGTCGCAACCCTGGCCCTGGCCGCACACCACCACGCACGCCGTGATGCTGCGCCTGGGAGCAAAGGAACGAGACCTCGTAGAGGTCCTCGGCCAGCTACTTCGCCTGGCGGTAGGTGGAATCGGCTCCGCACTGGGCAGGTATCCCGATGGAAACACCGGCCGCACCCGCGTCGGAATCAACACTCCGATGCCGATACCCGCCGACTTGGAGAAACTGCTCGCCGACGCCGGAATCCGCACGGCCCCGACCACGGTGGATTCCTGA
- a CDS encoding ArsR/SmtB family transcription factor, whose protein sequence is MLTLATDLDALTRFGRALADPIRAQLLVAIRREPSYPSDLADALGISRTRLSNHLACLRDCGLVVAIPEGRRTRYELADARLGHALDDLRQAVVAVATDVTCVDAAEKDCC, encoded by the coding sequence ATGCTCACCCTCGCCACCGACCTGGACGCCCTGACCCGGTTCGGACGGGCACTGGCCGACCCGATCCGGGCGCAACTGCTCGTCGCGATCCGGCGAGAACCGTCCTACCCCTCCGACCTCGCCGACGCGTTGGGGATCTCACGCACCCGACTGTCCAATCACCTGGCGTGTCTGCGCGACTGCGGTCTCGTCGTGGCCATTCCCGAGGGGCGCCGCACCCGATACGAACTGGCCGACGCACGCCTCGGTCACGCCCTCGACGACCTCCGTCAGGCCGTCGTCGCGGTGGCCACCGACGTCACATGCGTCGACGCGGCCGAGAAGGACTGCTGCTGA